The Pseudarthrobacter sp. NS4 genome includes a window with the following:
- a CDS encoding AzlC family ABC transporter permease encodes MSENQAQTALPGAGIDRGPAAVGDVRLAIRASLPAVLGALPMGLAFGVVVAQSPLDWWWGPVFATVIFAGSLEFLILGMVVAMAPLASIAATAFLVNFRHVFYALSFPLHRVHGRAAKVYSTFTLTDEAWALTSSPEANTLSRRRILATQACFQVAWVGGVTAGSLGGALIPGTVVGLDFALTAFFLVLGMDAYRIRKSVPVPLVALVCAVAGNLVFGEGMLVAAMTMFVVFLILRYPFRGRKR; translated from the coding sequence ATGAGCGAAAATCAGGCGCAGACAGCACTGCCCGGGGCCGGCATTGACCGTGGCCCTGCCGCCGTTGGGGACGTCCGTCTGGCAATCCGGGCTTCCCTTCCCGCAGTGCTGGGGGCGCTGCCCATGGGTCTGGCCTTTGGTGTCGTGGTGGCACAGTCGCCTTTGGATTGGTGGTGGGGTCCCGTCTTCGCGACCGTGATTTTCGCAGGTTCGCTGGAGTTTCTGATTCTGGGGATGGTCGTGGCGATGGCTCCGCTGGCCTCGATAGCAGCGACAGCGTTCCTGGTGAACTTCCGGCATGTTTTCTACGCACTGTCCTTTCCGCTGCACCGCGTTCATGGCCGCGCCGCCAAGGTCTACAGCACCTTCACCTTGACCGATGAGGCCTGGGCCCTCACCTCGAGCCCCGAGGCGAATACCTTGAGCCGGCGCCGAATTCTGGCAACCCAGGCCTGCTTCCAGGTGGCATGGGTAGGGGGTGTAACCGCCGGTTCGCTGGGCGGTGCGTTGATCCCGGGGACTGTGGTTGGTCTGGATTTCGCACTCACGGCGTTTTTTCTCGTACTGGGCATGGACGCCTACCGCATCCGCAAGAGCGTCCCGGTCCCTCTGGTCGCCCTCGTATGCGCGGTGGCGGGGAACCTGGTCTTCGGTGAAGGCATGCTCGTCGCGGCGATGACGATGTTCGTCGTCTTCCTCATCCTTCGCTACCCGTTCCGTGGAAGGAAACGCTGA
- a CDS encoding Lrp/AsnC family transcriptional regulator, with translation MSNQRALDGIDREIIAQLSKDGRLTNLELARRVGLTPAPCLRRVQRLEEDGAIAGYKAVIDPVAAGRGFCVIMSVEITMTNRQTVEEFETAVAALDEVTEVRRVYGVPDYIVRVDVADGNEYERFQTQKMTKLPGVHRIISHPMMKLIKSMDPAPGGNL, from the coding sequence ATGAGCAATCAACGCGCACTGGATGGTATAGACCGGGAAATAATCGCGCAGTTGTCCAAGGATGGGCGTTTGACGAACCTCGAGTTGGCGCGCCGGGTTGGCCTTACGCCTGCTCCCTGTTTGCGCCGGGTTCAGCGGCTTGAGGAAGACGGGGCCATTGCCGGATATAAGGCTGTGATCGACCCGGTCGCGGCCGGCAGGGGATTCTGTGTGATCATGTCGGTGGAAATCACGATGACGAACCGGCAGACGGTCGAGGAATTCGAAACGGCAGTCGCAGCGTTGGATGAAGTGACCGAGGTTCGGCGCGTGTACGGAGTGCCTGACTACATCGTCCGGGTTGATGTGGCGGACGGCAATGAGTACGAACGGTTCCAAACCCAGAAGATGACGAAGTTGCCCGGTGTCCACCGCATCATCTCGCATCCCATGATGAAACTCATCAAAAGTATGGACCCAGCACCAGGCGGAAACCTCTAA
- a CDS encoding AraC family transcriptional regulator, protein MAATDGATARLAERLLGLRANREVIPPDPNHSVRWHQHSYPSPVARWNYHPEYEIHLIRKGTGKFIVGDFIGTFEAGHVSLVGSGLPHDWVSDLEPGEVLENRDAVIQFEGNWVDQAASLVPEMAEVKPLLEQSARGIEFIGRSAREAATAIEAMGTSTGLERLQHLFALFRVLTRAPEEDRRYLAEEWFRPQLDARAAAVVDLVLEYVFSNHAGSVKLSEAAEMVGMQEASFSKYFRRATGQNFSDLVRKLRLAHARRLLETSDKPISDICYEVGFTNLSNFNRHFLNDMGETPRRYRQRVQN, encoded by the coding sequence ATGGCTGCCACCGATGGAGCTACGGCCCGCCTGGCTGAGAGGCTGTTGGGCCTCCGGGCCAACAGGGAGGTCATCCCGCCCGATCCCAACCACTCGGTGCGGTGGCACCAGCACAGCTATCCCAGCCCTGTGGCGCGATGGAACTACCACCCCGAGTACGAGATTCACCTGATCCGCAAGGGCACGGGAAAGTTCATCGTCGGCGACTTCATCGGCACCTTCGAGGCGGGCCATGTCTCCCTGGTCGGGTCCGGGCTGCCGCATGACTGGGTCAGCGACCTCGAACCCGGAGAAGTGTTGGAGAACCGCGACGCCGTCATCCAGTTCGAGGGAAATTGGGTGGACCAGGCCGCCTCGCTGGTCCCTGAAATGGCGGAGGTAAAACCGCTGTTGGAACAGTCCGCGCGAGGCATCGAATTTATAGGGCGTTCGGCCCGGGAAGCGGCAACCGCCATCGAGGCTATGGGCACCTCCACCGGACTGGAACGGCTGCAGCACCTCTTCGCCCTGTTCCGGGTCCTTACCCGCGCACCCGAGGAAGACCGCCGCTACCTGGCGGAGGAATGGTTCCGACCACAGCTCGATGCACGGGCTGCCGCAGTGGTGGACCTCGTTTTAGAGTACGTTTTCAGCAACCACGCCGGCAGTGTCAAACTGTCTGAGGCCGCGGAAATGGTCGGAATGCAAGAAGCCAGCTTCTCAAAATACTTCAGACGCGCTACCGGCCAGAACTTCAGTGACCTGGTGCGCAAGCTGCGCCTGGCCCACGCCCGGCGCCTGCTGGAGACCAGTGACAAGCCCATCTCCGACATCTGCTACGAAGTCGGGTTCACCAACCTGTCCAACTTCAACCGGCACTTTTTAAACGACATGGGAGAAACCCCACGGCGTTACCGCCAACGCGTTCAAAACTGA
- a CDS encoding ABC transporter substrate-binding protein, producing MRSKMRAASLAAGALCIALSASACSGAGGGTTAGDQNSLNVLMVNNPQMEDLQRLTADNFTKESGITVNYTILPENDVRAKISQEFSSQAGQYDVASLSNYEIPFYSANGWLAPLDNVASDPEFDQDDILPAYTASLTGEDGKLYGEPFYGESSFMMYRKDILEAKGVTMPEKPTWDQVAQIAAQVDGAEPGMKGICLRGQPGWGQVFAPLTTVVNTFGGTWFDKDWNAKVNAPEFVEATKFYVDLVRKHGEAGAAQAGFTECLNNMSQSKVAMWYDATSAAGALEAEGSPVKGKIGYAQAPVKVTDSSGWLWTWSWGVQAASKKQDAAAKFITWASSKEYEELVASELGWAKVPSGKRISTYENPEFQKAAPFFEAERTAIENADPKDPGVQERPVVGIQFVGIPEFADLGTTVSQGISSAIAGQGTVEDALAKGQEAAQKIGDKYKK from the coding sequence ATGCGCTCAAAAATGCGCGCCGCCTCGCTGGCCGCCGGTGCCCTGTGCATCGCCCTGTCCGCGTCGGCCTGCTCCGGCGCCGGCGGCGGCACCACTGCCGGTGACCAGAACAGCCTCAACGTCCTGATGGTGAACAACCCCCAGATGGAGGACCTGCAGCGCCTGACTGCGGACAACTTCACAAAGGAATCCGGCATCACGGTCAATTACACGATCCTGCCGGAGAACGACGTCCGCGCGAAGATCAGCCAGGAGTTCTCGAGCCAGGCGGGCCAGTACGACGTAGCCTCCCTGTCCAACTACGAAATTCCGTTCTACTCCGCCAACGGCTGGCTGGCGCCGCTGGACAACGTGGCCAGTGACCCCGAGTTCGACCAGGACGACATCCTTCCCGCCTACACCGCTTCCCTGACCGGCGAAGATGGCAAGCTTTACGGCGAACCGTTCTACGGCGAGTCCTCCTTCATGATGTACCGCAAGGACATCCTGGAGGCAAAGGGCGTGACCATGCCGGAGAAGCCGACCTGGGACCAGGTAGCTCAAATTGCAGCCCAGGTTGATGGCGCTGAGCCGGGAATGAAGGGCATCTGCCTTCGCGGCCAGCCGGGCTGGGGACAGGTCTTCGCGCCGCTGACTACCGTGGTGAACACCTTCGGTGGCACCTGGTTCGACAAGGACTGGAACGCGAAGGTCAACGCCCCGGAATTCGTCGAAGCCACCAAGTTCTATGTGGACCTGGTCCGCAAGCACGGTGAAGCCGGCGCGGCGCAGGCCGGGTTCACCGAATGCCTGAACAACATGAGTCAGAGCAAGGTGGCCATGTGGTACGACGCTACTTCCGCAGCCGGCGCGCTGGAGGCCGAAGGATCGCCCGTGAAGGGCAAGATCGGCTATGCCCAGGCTCCGGTCAAGGTAACGGATTCCTCCGGTTGGCTCTGGACCTGGTCCTGGGGCGTGCAGGCAGCGTCGAAGAAGCAGGATGCAGCCGCCAAGTTCATCACCTGGGCCAGCTCGAAGGAATACGAAGAACTGGTTGCGTCGGAGCTGGGGTGGGCGAAAGTTCCGTCCGGCAAGCGCATCTCCACCTACGAGAACCCCGAGTTCCAGAAGGCCGCGCCGTTCTTCGAAGCTGAACGCACCGCCATCGAAAACGCGGACCCGAAGGACCCGGGCGTTCAGGAACGGCCTGTCGTGGGCATCCAGTTCGTCGGCATTCCCGAGTTCGCCGACCTCGGCACCACTGTCTCCCAGGGCATCAGCTCGGCCATAGCCGGACAGGGCACCGTGGAGGACGCACTGGCCAAGGGCCAGGAAGCCGCTCAGAAAATCGGCGACAAGTACAAGAAGTAA